In Sciurus carolinensis chromosome 4, mSciCar1.2, whole genome shotgun sequence, the sequence CAGAGAGAAGATTAGCAGGAGAAAAGTCACCAGGGACACAGCGAAGGGCGCGGAAAGGAAAACAGTGTTGACGATTACACTAATCCTATAAAATTGTTTAAACTTCTTCAAATGGGAACTGTAAGACAGGTTTCCTTTATGTACACCAAACCAgtcatccatttgtctgtttatcagtacaatatttaaaaacaagaggACCAGAGATACCAGCAGGATCACTGACACCGCCTTTTTAACTCTCCACTTTAGATAAAGAAAAGCAGAGTTAGAAAAATTACCTatcttgagaaaataaaacatgctgaGACTTGTAGCAAGCCAGATGCTGAAATGGTTGGACACCATCCAGGTAAGAGtaagtatttttatgatttttccaaTCAACAACAAATGTGAATTCTGAAAAGATATCACTAGAGCTATGATTATTGACCAGAGCACGCCAATTCTGGAGAGTGCCAAAGCAGTAAGGATTTGGTCAACTGAAgagatttttcttctcttgacCCAGTCCATGCAGTTCACCAGGGCTATGAATCCATTTCCTAAATTTCCAATTATGAATTCCACACTTAACACGATTATCAGTGTTCTCGGTATGATAGAATCCATTGTCTGTAAGAGAATGTCCCAATTTCTAACATACTGCTGAAGATTTCTTAAGgtattcattttaaatactatGTATATCTGACTCTTGAATACTCATAATGTATGTactggctttttaaatttttcatatacaCTATGAAATTCAATATATAGATAGCAAAAATAATCTAAATGGTGTGTAAAACTTCCTAAGCTCTGACATTCTTTAAATACTTCAAATTTATTCTGTACAAAAACTATGCACATATTGTTCAAAGCTCTTCTGGAAGTGTTGAAAACAATATttaccattttactttttataaggtctacatcctctctctctcaaacacacatgcgcatgcacacacacacacataaacatttatttggaTCTAAATCCCTTTATTTTCCACTTCAATAACTAAGCTTTTTCATTTACTCAACATGCATTATGTGTCCACCTCATGCTTATTACTGTGATAGTTAACACATTgcttaaaaaatgatttcagtaTAACTGATGCAGTATTACTATAAATAGCCAGTAAACTAGGGACTGTTTTATCTGTGCATCTGAAAACCAGTGGAAATCTTCCTGTTGTGCCATGAAGCCCTCACTGATTTTGATGAGTTTGTTGACATAGCAAGAACTACAttcttccctgcctctcccttGCTCAAATTGATAAAAAGACTCTTCCCCCATTAGCACCAGAGACCTTCAGATTTTATCCCCTCCACTCACCTCTCACTAACATCAGCTCCACAACTGGTACCCAGGCAGATGAAAGATGATGTGCTGCCTAGGCAAGAGGAGAAATAAGCAGCCTGAAAGAATCATTCTTTGATAGCTGAAGAGTAGTCTGAGGCTAACCTCAGTCCCTTGTAGCAGTACCAGGCTAAGAAACTGAATCTCAAATACCTTGAAATTTCTCACAAATGCCTGACATTTAAGGAAAAGACATACTGAGAAAGTATATTAGGTCAGCATTACAACATTTTTAGGGAAAACATACCAACCCCGTACAGGCAGGAAGGTTGCTAGCTTGACTCCTTTTCTGTAACAAAGAGGAGGTAGGAAACATGACAGAGAGCAAAGTAAACAACCCTCGGGGTGGGGCCATGTGGAGGAGCACTGGTACAGGAGCTTCATGGGCTTTTGAAAAGTGACAGAACTCAGGTCCTCAGTGAGGGCCGTCCTCACCCCAGCAGGTCTTCCTGAGACCCCAACACTGCACCTCTCATTCCAGGCTAGACACACATTAGGTTTCCACCTGAACCTCAGCTGCTAGGGAAGGAGGCCTTTCCAGCAAGGCAAGGATGGAACCGAGGATAATTCCCAAAAATTACATCCAGAGAACAAAATAAGAAGTCGGCTCTAGAGAGAGGAGCAGGGTCTGCATGCATTTCAGCAGTGATATACTTAGATGTATTTAGAAGTtagtacatttcattttaaagaaagaaatttcatgaCATGTTCAAGACTGCCTTTACCAAATTATCAAAAGGAGTTTAACCAACCAAAATTCTATGTATCTCTCTACTTACATCGTTGTATCTATAGTGATAATATCCTCTCTATAAATCTCCATtacttatgtttttcttttaaataaatttaaattagtttctgGACTCAGTATCACTCTGATTTAGTAGAAATTCAAGCAAAAATATTATTGAAGCTCCCTTCTATCTagatttttttgtggtttttatgtGTCATTATTTTTGAACATACCTTTTCCATCAAAGAAGAAAAGTACACTGTCCAATATAATatagagagat encodes:
- the LOC124982806 gene encoding taste receptor type 2 member 14-like; amino-acid sequence: MDSIIPRTLIIVLSVEFIIGNLGNGFIALVNCMDWVKRRKISSVDQILTALALSRIGVLWSIIIALVISFQNSHLLLIGKIIKILTLTWMVSNHFSIWLATSLSMFYFLKIGNFSNSAFLYLKWRVKKAVSVILLVSLVLLFLNIVLINRQMDDWFGVHKGNLSYSSHLKKFKQFYRISVIVNTVFLSAPFAVSLVTFLLLIFSLWKHLKRMQHNARGPRDASTTAHVKALQTVIAFLLLYAVFFLSLVVQFWISEFLEKSLMVLFCLAAGMIFPSGHAFVLILGNSKLKQASLSVLGRLKCRFKDVNTENS